The Pseudomonas orientalis genome contains a region encoding:
- a CDS encoding methyl-accepting chemotaxis protein gives MSTVTPPKPQAASRSRSQIIVLFIALIVFIMLLFANFAYLNTQSTYDKQYIGHAGELRVLSQRIAKNATEAAAGKAAAFKLLGEARNDFAQRWGYLKKGDPQTGLPAAPSAVRAEMRAVQTDWEALLKNTDAILASEQTVLSLHQVAATLAETVPQLQIESEKVVDILLQRGAPASQVALAQRQSLLAERILGAVNTVLAGDETAVQAADAFGRDANRFGVVLNGMLNGNPGLRITQVEDPDARARLGEIAELFEFVSGSVDEILETSPQLFQVRASASNIFNLSQTLLDEASHLATGFENLAGGRSLDTLGGYALGLLALASIILIGLVMVRETNRQLRETAEKNERNQNAIMRLLDEIEDLADGDLTVTASVTEDFTGTIADSINYSVDQLRDLVATINLTAGQVAGAVQDTQATAMHLAQASEHQAQQIAEASTAINQMAQSIDQVSANAAESSAVAERSVEIANKGNEVVHNTIHGMDNIREQIQDTAKRIKRLGESSQEIGDIVSLIDDIADQTNILALNAAIQASMAGDAGRGFAVVADEVQRLAERSSAATRQIETLVRAIQADTNEAVISMEQTTTEVVRGARLAQDAGVALEEIEGVSKTLAALIQSISNAAQQQTSSAGQISLTMNVIQQITTQTSSGSTATAESIGNLAKMASQLRRSVSGFTLPPPKQVEE, from the coding sequence ATGAGCACCGTGACCCCGCCCAAGCCCCAGGCGGCCTCGCGCAGCCGCTCGCAGATCATCGTGCTGTTTATCGCACTGATCGTGTTCATCATGCTGTTGTTCGCCAACTTCGCGTACCTCAACACCCAGTCCACCTACGACAAACAGTACATCGGCCACGCCGGCGAGCTGCGGGTACTGTCCCAGCGCATCGCCAAGAACGCCACCGAGGCCGCCGCCGGCAAGGCGGCCGCGTTCAAGCTGCTGGGCGAGGCGCGCAACGACTTTGCCCAGCGCTGGGGCTACCTGAAAAAAGGCGATCCGCAAACCGGCCTGCCGGCCGCGCCCAGCGCCGTACGCGCCGAGATGCGCGCGGTGCAGACCGACTGGGAAGCCCTGCTGAAAAACACCGACGCCATTCTCGCCAGCGAACAGACCGTACTGTCGTTGCACCAGGTGGCCGCCACCCTCGCCGAAACCGTGCCGCAACTGCAGATAGAGTCGGAAAAGGTCGTCGACATCCTGCTCCAGCGCGGCGCCCCCGCGAGCCAGGTGGCGCTGGCCCAGCGCCAGTCGCTGCTGGCCGAGCGCATCCTGGGTGCGGTCAACACCGTGCTCGCCGGCGACGAAACCGCCGTGCAGGCCGCCGACGCCTTTGGTCGCGACGCCAATCGTTTTGGCGTGGTGCTCAATGGCATGCTCAACGGCAACCCCGGCCTGCGCATCACCCAGGTCGAAGACCCTGACGCCCGTGCGCGGCTGGGGGAAATTGCCGAACTGTTCGAATTCGTCTCGGGTTCCGTGGATGAAATCCTCGAAACCTCGCCGCAGTTGTTTCAGGTACGCGCGTCGGCGAGCAATATTTTCAACCTGTCGCAAACCCTGCTCGATGAAGCCTCGCACCTGGCCACCGGTTTCGAGAACCTGGCCGGCGGGCGCAGCCTGGATACCCTCGGCGGCTATGCGCTGGGGCTGCTGGCGTTGGCCTCGATCATCCTGATCGGCCTGGTGATGGTGCGCGAGACCAACCGCCAGCTGCGCGAAACCGCCGAAAAGAACGAGCGCAACCAGAACGCGATCATGCGCCTGCTGGACGAAATCGAAGACCTGGCCGACGGCGACCTGACCGTCACGGCCTCGGTCACCGAAGACTTCACCGGCACCATTGCCGACTCGATCAACTATTCGGTGGACCAACTGCGCGACCTGGTGGCCACCATCAACCTCACCGCCGGGCAAGTCGCCGGCGCGGTGCAGGACACCCAGGCCACCGCCATGCACCTGGCCCAGGCCTCGGAGCATCAGGCCCAGCAGATTGCCGAAGCCTCCACCGCGATCAACCAGATGGCCCAGTCCATCGACCAAGTATCGGCCAACGCCGCCGAGTCCTCGGCGGTGGCGGAGCGTTCGGTGGAAATTGCCAACAAGGGCAACGAGGTGGTGCACAACACCATCCACGGAATGGACAACATCCGCGAGCAGATCCAGGACACCGCCAAGCGCATCAAGCGCCTGGGTGAATCGTCCCAGGAGATTGGCGACATCGTCAGCCTGATCGACGACATCGCCGACCAGACCAACATCCTTGCCTTGAACGCGGCTATCCAGGCGAGCATGGCCGGCGATGCCGGGCGCGGTTTTGCGGTGGTGGCCGATGAAGTGCAACGGCTGGCCGAGCGCTCCTCGGCTGCCACCCGGCAGATCGAAACCCTGGTGCGGGCGATCCAGGCCGACACCAACGAAGCGGTCATCTCCATGGAGCAGACCACCACCGAAGTGGTGCGCGGTGCGCGGCTGGCCCAGGACGCCGGAGTGGCGCTGGAAGAGATCGAAGGCGTGTCGAAAACCCTGGCGGCGCTGATCCAGAGCATTTCCAATGCGGCGCAGCAACAGACCTCGTCGGCGGGGCAGATTTCGCTGACGATGAATGTGATTCAGCAGATCACCACGCAGACGTCGTCGGGTTCCACGGCGACCGCCGAAAGCATTGGTAACCTGGCGAAAATGGCCAGCCAGTTGCGCCGGTCGGTGTCGGGGTTCACGCTCCCGCCGCCCAAGCAGGTCGAAGAGTGA
- a CDS encoding chemotaxis protein CheW, translating to MTESQTAFELLLDIDRRCRLLAADLPSQETRLQRWSGIGFRLGQHWYVAPMGEVAEVLHEPRCTLMPGVKPWVKGVANLRGRLLPVMDLGGFLGRELSKARKQRRVLVVEYNDLFVGLLVDEVVGMQHFALDAWMASTASGAPFIQGQFDGDPQWQVFSPFALAQAPGFMDVAA from the coding sequence ATGACCGAGTCGCAAACCGCCTTTGAGCTGCTGCTGGACATTGACCGCCGCTGCCGCCTGCTGGCCGCCGACCTGCCGTCCCAGGAAACCCGCCTGCAACGCTGGAGCGGGATCGGCTTTCGCCTGGGGCAGCACTGGTATGTGGCGCCCATGGGCGAAGTCGCCGAGGTGTTGCATGAGCCGCGCTGCACCCTGATGCCTGGAGTAAAGCCTTGGGTCAAGGGCGTGGCCAACCTGCGCGGGCGCTTGTTGCCGGTGATGGACCTGGGCGGGTTTCTCGGTCGGGAACTGTCCAAGGCGCGCAAGCAGCGGCGGGTGCTGGTGGTGGAATACAACGATCTGTTTGTCGGGTTGCTGGTGGACGAGGTGGTGGGCATGCAACATTTTGCACTCGACGCGTGGATGGCGAGTACCGCCTCCGGCGCGCCGTTTATCCAGGGCCAGTTCGATGGCGACCCGCAGTGGCAGGTCTTCAGCCCCTTCGCCCTGGCCCAGGCTCCAGGCTTCATGGATGTGGCCGCATGA
- the pilH gene encoding twitching motility response regulator PilH, with protein sequence MARVLIVDDSPTEMYKLTGMLEKHGHQVLKAENGADGVALARQEKPDAVLMDIVMPGLNGFQATRQLSKEPETNGIPIIIITTKDQETDKIWGARQGAKDYLTKPVDEETLIATLNKVLAG encoded by the coding sequence ATGGCACGTGTTCTGATCGTCGACGATTCGCCGACTGAAATGTACAAACTGACCGGCATGCTGGAAAAGCATGGCCACCAGGTCTTGAAGGCCGAAAATGGCGCGGACGGCGTGGCCCTGGCCCGCCAGGAAAAGCCCGACGCAGTGTTGATGGACATTGTGATGCCGGGCCTCAATGGCTTCCAGGCCACGCGCCAGTTGTCCAAGGAGCCGGAAACCAACGGCATCCCGATCATCATCATCACCACCAAGGACCAGGAAACCGACAAGATCTGGGGCGCGCGCCAGGGTGCCAAGGATTACCTGACCAAGCCGGTGGACGAAGAAACCCTGATCGCCACGCTGAACAAGGTGCTGGCCGGTTGA
- the pilG gene encoding twitching motility response regulator PilG → MEQHSNALRVMVIDDSKTIRRTAETLLKNVGCEVITAIDGFDALARIVDHHPHIIFVDIMMPRLDGYQTCALVKNNPAFKSIPVIMLSSRDGLFDKAKGRTVGVDQFLTKPFSKEELLGAIKAYVPAFAAVEQAH, encoded by the coding sequence ATGGAACAGCATTCCAACGCCTTGAGAGTGATGGTGATCGACGATTCGAAAACGATCCGCCGCACCGCCGAGACGCTGTTGAAGAACGTGGGGTGCGAGGTCATCACGGCCATCGACGGTTTCGATGCCCTGGCGCGAATCGTGGATCATCACCCGCACATTATCTTTGTCGACATCATGATGCCGCGCCTGGATGGCTACCAGACCTGTGCGCTGGTGAAGAACAACCCGGCGTTCAAGTCGATCCCGGTGATCATGCTGTCCTCCAGGGACGGCCTGTTCGACAAGGCCAAGGGGCGTACCGTGGGGGTCGATCAGTTTTTGACCAAGCCTTTCAGCAAGGAAGAACTGCTGGGTGCGATCAAGGCCTATGTGCCTGCCTTCGCCGCAGTAGAACAAGCACACTGA
- the gshB gene encoding glutathione synthase, whose protein sequence is MSVRVGIVMDPIASISYKKDSSLAMLLAAQARGWSLFYMEQRDLYQGDGEARARMRPLQVFANPEKWFELQDEIDSPLSDLDVILMRKDPPFDMEFVYSTYLLEQAERAGVLIVNKPQSLRDCNEKLFATLFPQCTPPTVVSRRADVLREFAAKHGDVILKPLDGMGGTSIFRHRAGDPNLSVILETLTALGTQQIMGQAYLPAIKDGDKRILMIDGEPVDYCLARIPAAGETRGNLAAGGRGEARPLSDKDRWIAAQVGPTLREKGLLFVGLDVIGENLTEINVTSPTCIREIDNAFGTNIGEMLMAAIERKLQAK, encoded by the coding sequence ATGAGCGTTCGCGTCGGCATTGTCATGGACCCTATTGCCAGCATCTCCTATAAAAAGGACAGCTCGCTGGCCATGCTCCTGGCCGCCCAGGCCCGCGGCTGGAGCCTGTTCTATATGGAACAGCGCGACCTTTACCAGGGCGACGGCGAGGCCCGTGCGCGGATGCGTCCGTTGCAGGTATTCGCCAACCCCGAGAAGTGGTTCGAGCTGCAGGATGAAATCGACAGCCCCCTGAGCGATCTGGACGTGATCCTGATGCGCAAGGACCCGCCGTTCGACATGGAATTCGTGTATTCCACCTACCTGCTGGAGCAGGCCGAGCGCGCCGGTGTGTTGATCGTCAACAAGCCGCAAAGCCTGCGCGACTGCAATGAAAAACTGTTCGCCACCCTCTTCCCGCAGTGCACGCCGCCGACCGTGGTCAGCCGCCGCGCCGACGTGCTGCGTGAATTCGCCGCCAAACATGGCGATGTGATCCTCAAGCCGCTGGACGGCATGGGCGGCACCTCGATCTTCCGTCACCGGGCGGGCGATCCGAACCTGTCGGTGATCCTGGAAACCCTGACCGCGCTGGGCACGCAGCAGATCATGGGCCAGGCCTACCTGCCGGCGATCAAGGACGGCGACAAGCGCATCCTGATGATCGACGGCGAGCCGGTGGATTACTGCCTGGCGCGCATCCCGGCGGCCGGCGAGACCCGTGGCAACCTGGCCGCCGGTGGCCGTGGTGAAGCGCGACCGCTGTCGGACAAGGATCGCTGGATCGCCGCCCAAGTCGGCCCGACCCTTCGCGAAAAAGGCCTGCTGTTTGTAGGACTAGACGTAATCGGTGAGAACCTCACCGAAATCAACGTCACCAGTCCGACCTGTATTCGCGAGATTGATAACGCATTTGGCACGAACATCGGCGAAATGCTCATGGCGGCCATTGAGCGCAAGCTACAAGCCAAGTGA
- a CDS encoding energy transducer TonB produces MTLPSDLPPELSHSGVRPADRLGFTLFLAALVHLALILGVGFTLVEPKQITKTLEITLATFKSDKKPEKADFLAQENQQGSGTLDKKAVPKTTEVAPFQDNKVNKVTPPPAPRPEVKQATPKAAVTTVAPKPQKAPTQREKTKTEPSPEPVKPAPTFDSSTLSDEISSLEAELAHEQQLYAKRPRIYRLNAASTMRDKGAWYKDEWRKKVERIGNLNYPEEARRQQIYGNLRLLVSINRDGSLYEVQVLESSGQPLLDQAAQRIVRLAAPFAPFTGDLNDVDRLEIIRTWKFARGDRLSSN; encoded by the coding sequence ATGACGCTCCCGTCCGATCTGCCCCCCGAACTCTCCCACAGCGGCGTGCGCCCGGCTGATCGGCTCGGATTTACCCTGTTCCTGGCGGCGCTGGTTCACCTTGCACTGATTCTCGGCGTGGGTTTCACCCTGGTCGAACCCAAACAGATCACCAAGACCCTGGAAATCACGCTCGCCACCTTCAAGAGCGATAAAAAGCCCGAGAAGGCCGACTTTCTCGCCCAGGAAAACCAGCAAGGCAGTGGCACCCTCGACAAGAAAGCCGTGCCCAAGACCACCGAAGTGGCGCCTTTCCAGGACAACAAGGTCAACAAAGTCACCCCGCCGCCGGCCCCCAGGCCGGAAGTCAAACAGGCGACGCCCAAGGCTGCCGTGACCACCGTCGCGCCCAAGCCGCAAAAAGCCCCGACCCAGCGCGAAAAGACCAAAACCGAGCCCAGCCCCGAGCCCGTCAAGCCTGCGCCGACATTCGACAGCTCGACGCTGTCCGACGAAATTTCCAGCCTGGAAGCCGAACTGGCCCACGAACAACAGCTCTACGCCAAACGCCCGCGCATCTATCGCTTGAACGCCGCCTCGACCATGCGCGACAAAGGCGCCTGGTATAAGGATGAATGGCGCAAGAAGGTCGAGCGCATCGGCAACCTCAACTATCCGGAAGAGGCACGCCGCCAGCAGATCTACGGCAATTTGCGCCTGCTGGTGTCGATCAACCGCGACGGTTCGCTCTATGAAGTACAGGTGCTGGAGTCATCCGGCCAGCCCCTGCTGGACCAGGCCGCCCAGCGCATCGTGCGCCTGGCCGCACCCTTTGCGCCCTTTACCGGCGACTTGAACGACGTGGACCGCCTGGAAATCATCCGTACCTGGAAATTCGCCAGGGGCGATCGGCTGTCCAGCAATTGA
- a CDS encoding YqgE/AlgH family protein, with amino-acid sequence MKNVSPTYLKHHFLIAMPHMADPNFAQTLTYIVEHTANGAMGLVVNRPQALNLADILEQLRPEIDPPASCQGVPIYIGGPVQTDRGFVLHPTGPKFQATVDLEGVSLSTSQDVLFAIADGVGPEQSVITLGYAGWEAGQLEAELASNAWLTCPFDADILFNTASELRLEAAAAKLRVNLSLLTSQAGHA; translated from the coding sequence ATGAAAAATGTCAGCCCGACCTACCTCAAGCACCATTTCCTGATCGCCATGCCCCACATGGCCGACCCGAACTTTGCGCAGACCTTGACCTACATCGTCGAGCACACGGCCAATGGTGCCATGGGGTTGGTGGTGAACCGCCCGCAGGCGCTGAACCTGGCCGATATCCTCGAGCAACTGCGCCCGGAAATCGACCCTCCCGCCAGTTGCCAGGGCGTGCCGATCTACATCGGCGGCCCGGTGCAGACCGATCGCGGTTTCGTGTTGCACCCCACCGGGCCGAAATTCCAGGCCACGGTGGACCTTGAGGGCGTATCCCTGTCCACATCCCAGGATGTGTTGTTCGCGATTGCCGACGGTGTCGGCCCTGAGCAAAGTGTGATCACCCTGGGATACGCCGGTTGGGAAGCCGGGCAACTGGAGGCCGAACTGGCCAGCAATGCCTGGCTGACCTGCCCCTTCGACGCCGACATCCTGTTCAACACCGCCAGCGAACTGCGCCTGGAAGCGGCCGCCGCCAAGCTGCGGGTCAACCTCAGCCTGTTGACCAGCCAGGCGGGGCACGCCTGA
- the ruvX gene encoding Holliday junction resolvase RuvX: protein MALRLILGFDYGTKQIGVAVGQVITGQARELCTLKAQNGVPDWNQVEALIKEWKPDAVVVGLPLNMDGTPSDMCLRAEKFARRLNGRYNLPFYTHDERLTTFEAKGERRDRGGQKGSYRDNPVDAIAAALLLQGWLDENTALFES, encoded by the coding sequence ATGGCCTTGCGTTTGATTCTCGGGTTTGACTACGGCACCAAGCAGATCGGCGTGGCAGTCGGCCAGGTCATCACCGGCCAGGCCCGCGAGCTGTGCACATTGAAGGCCCAGAACGGCGTGCCGGACTGGAACCAGGTCGAAGCCCTCATCAAGGAATGGAAGCCCGATGCAGTGGTGGTCGGCCTGCCCTTGAACATGGACGGCACGCCCAGCGACATGTGCCTGCGCGCCGAAAAATTCGCCCGCCGCCTCAACGGCCGCTACAACCTGCCCTTCTATACCCACGATGAACGCCTGACCACCTTTGAAGCCAAGGGCGAGCGACGCGACCGTGGCGGACAGAAAGGCAGCTACCGCGACAACCCCGTGGATGCCATCGCCGCCGCCCTGTTGTTGCAGGGCTGGCTGGATGAAAACACCGCTTTATTTGAATCCTGA
- the pyrR gene encoding bifunctional pyr operon transcriptional regulator/uracil phosphoribosyltransferase PyrR — MSLPNPAELISQMALRLNAHLEHRGISEPRFIGIRTGGVWVAQALLEALGSDSPLGTLDVSFYRDDFSQNGLHPQVQPSALPFEVEGQHLVLIDDVLMSGRTIRAAMNELFDYGRPASITLVCLLDLDAGELPISPDVVGATLSLEAHQRVKLSGPTPLELELQDLAL; from the coding sequence ATGAGCCTGCCCAATCCCGCCGAACTGATCAGTCAGATGGCGTTACGCCTCAACGCGCACCTGGAACACCGTGGCATCAGCGAGCCGCGCTTCATTGGCATCCGCACCGGCGGTGTGTGGGTGGCCCAGGCCTTGCTGGAGGCGCTGGGCAGTGATTCGCCCCTGGGTACGCTGGATGTGTCCTTCTACCGTGACGATTTCAGCCAGAACGGCCTGCACCCGCAAGTGCAACCCTCGGCGCTGCCGTTCGAGGTCGAAGGCCAGCACCTGGTGCTGATCGACGACGTGCTGATGAGCGGTCGTACCATCCGCGCGGCCATGAATGAATTGTTCGACTACGGCCGCCCGGCCAGTATCACGCTGGTATGCCTGCTGGACCTGGACGCCGGCGAATTGCCGATCAGCCCGGATGTGGTCGGCGCGACACTGTCCCTGGAAGCCCACCAGCGGGTAAAATTGTCCGGTCCCACGCCGCTCGAACTCGAACTGCAAGACCTTGCCCTTTAA
- a CDS encoding aspartate carbamoyltransferase catalytic subunit yields MTPLDAKRPLQLNAQGQLQHFLSLDGLPRELLTEILDTADSFLEVGGRAVKKVPLLRGKTICNVFFENSTRTRTTFELAAQRLSADVITLNVSTSSASKGETLLDTLRNLEAMAADMFVVRHGDSGAAHFIAEHVCPNVAIINGGDGRHAHPTQGMLDMLTIRRHKGGFENLSVAIVGDILHSRVARSNMLALKALGCPDIRVIAPKTLLPIGIEQYGVKVYTNMAEGLKDVDVVIMLRLQRERMAGGLLPSEGEFYRLFGLTTARLAGAKPDAIVMHPGPINRGVEIESAVADGPQSVILNQVTYGIAIRMAVLSMAMSGQTAQRQFEQENAQ; encoded by the coding sequence ATGACGCCTCTAGATGCCAAGCGCCCGCTGCAGCTCAATGCTCAGGGCCAGTTGCAACACTTCCTGTCCCTCGATGGTTTGCCCCGCGAACTGCTCACCGAAATCCTCGACACCGCCGACTCGTTCCTCGAAGTCGGTGGCCGGGCGGTGAAGAAGGTCCCGCTGCTGCGCGGCAAGACCATCTGCAACGTGTTCTTCGAGAACTCCACGCGCACCCGCACCACCTTTGAACTGGCGGCCCAGCGGCTGTCGGCTGACGTGATCACGCTGAACGTGTCCACCTCGTCGGCCAGCAAAGGCGAAACCCTGCTCGACACCCTGCGCAACCTGGAAGCCATGGCCGCCGACATGTTCGTGGTGCGCCACGGCGACTCCGGTGCCGCGCACTTCATCGCCGAACACGTGTGCCCGAATGTGGCAATCATCAACGGCGGCGACGGTCGCCACGCCCACCCGACCCAGGGCATGCTCGACATGCTCACCATCCGTCGGCACAAGGGCGGCTTTGAAAACCTCTCGGTGGCCATCGTCGGTGACATCCTGCACTCGCGGGTTGCGCGCTCGAACATGCTGGCCCTCAAAGCCCTGGGCTGCCCGGACATCCGCGTGATCGCCCCGAAAACCCTGCTGCCCATCGGCATCGAGCAGTACGGCGTGAAGGTCTATACCAACATGGCCGAAGGCCTCAAGGATGTGGACGTGGTGATCATGCTGCGCCTGCAACGCGAACGCATGGCCGGCGGCCTGCTGCCGAGCGAGGGCGAGTTTTACCGCCTGTTCGGCCTGACCACCGCGCGCCTGGCCGGCGCCAAGCCGGATGCCATCGTGATGCACCCGGGCCCGATCAACCGAGGGGTGGAAATCGAATCGGCGGTGGCCGACGGCCCGCAATCGGTGATTCTCAACCAGGTGACCTACGGCATCGCCATCCGCATGGCCGTGCTGTCCATGGCCATGAGCGGGCAAACCGCGCAACGTCAATTCGAGCAGGAGAACGCCCAGTGA
- a CDS encoding dihydroorotase has protein sequence MKLSILGARVIDPASGLDQVTDLHLDAGKIIAIGAAPAGFSAVESIDAKGLVAAPGLVDLNVALREPGYSRKGNITSETRAAAAGGVTSLCCPPNTKPVLDTSAVTELILDRAREAGNCKVFPVGALSKGLEGEQLAELIALRDAGCVAFSNGLESFRSTRTLCRALEYAATFDLTVIFHSQDRDLAEGGLAHEGAVASFLGLPGIPETAETVALARDLLLVEQSGVRAHFSQLTSARGVALIAQAQARGLPVTADVALYQLILTDEALIDFSSLYHVQPPLRTLADREGLRAAVKSGVVSAISSHHQPHERDAKLAPFGATEPGISSVELLLPLAMTLVEDGLLDLPTLLARLSAGPAEALRLPAGKLAVGSAADLVLFDPASSTVAGEHWLSRGENCPFIGHSLPATVRYTLMDGRISYQA, from the coding sequence GTGAAGCTCAGCATTCTCGGCGCCCGAGTCATCGATCCGGCCAGCGGCCTGGATCAAGTCACCGACCTTCACCTGGACGCCGGCAAGATTATCGCCATCGGTGCCGCGCCCGCAGGCTTCAGCGCAGTCGAAAGCATTGACGCCAAAGGCCTGGTCGCCGCGCCCGGGCTGGTGGACCTCAACGTCGCCCTGCGTGAGCCGGGCTACAGTCGCAAAGGCAACATCACCAGCGAAACCCGCGCCGCCGCCGCCGGTGGCGTGACCAGCCTGTGCTGCCCTCCGAACACCAAGCCGGTCCTGGACACCTCGGCGGTCACCGAGCTGATCCTCGACCGCGCCCGTGAAGCGGGCAACTGCAAAGTGTTCCCTGTGGGCGCGCTGAGCAAAGGCCTGGAGGGCGAGCAACTGGCTGAACTGATCGCCTTGCGCGACGCCGGTTGCGTGGCGTTCAGCAACGGCCTGGAGAGCTTTCGCAGCACGCGCACCCTGTGCCGGGCCCTGGAATACGCGGCCACGTTCGACCTGACGGTGATCTTTCATTCCCAGGACCGCGACCTGGCTGAAGGCGGCCTGGCCCATGAAGGCGCGGTGGCCAGCTTCCTCGGCTTGCCGGGCATCCCGGAAACCGCAGAAACCGTGGCCCTGGCCCGTGACCTGTTGCTGGTGGAACAAAGCGGCGTACGCGCGCATTTCAGCCAGTTGACCAGCGCCCGCGGCGTCGCGCTGATCGCCCAGGCCCAGGCCCGTGGCTTGCCGGTGACGGCGGACGTGGCGCTGTACCAGTTGATCCTGACCGATGAGGCGCTGATCGACTTCTCCAGCCTGTACCACGTGCAACCGCCGCTGCGTACCCTGGCCGATCGTGAAGGTTTGCGTGCGGCGGTGAAGTCAGGCGTGGTCTCGGCAATCTCCAGCCATCACCAGCCCCACGAACGCGATGCCAAACTGGCACCGTTCGGCGCCACCGAGCCCGGCATCAGCAGCGTCGAGTTGCTGCTGCCGCTGGCAATGACCTTGGTGGAGGATGGCCTGCTGGACCTGCCTACGCTGCTGGCACGCCTGAGCGCCGGCCCGGCCGAGGCCTTGCGCCTGCCGGCGGGTAAGCTGGCGGTGGGTTCGGCGGCGGATCTGGTGCTGTTCGACCCGGCCAGTTCCACGGTTGCCGGGGAACACTGGCTGTCCAGGGGCGAAAACTGCCCGTTCATTGGTCACAGCCTGCCGGCCACGGTGCGCTACACACTGATGGATGGGCGGATCAGCTACCAGGCTTGA
- a CDS encoding NINE protein codes for MNTYQQVASQQDTHSKVIGYLLWIFGFTGAHRFYYGKPVTGTIWFFTFGLLGIGWLIDLFLIPAMDREADLRFTAGPIEYNVAWILLAFLGVFGVHRMYQGKWITGLIYLLTGGLFLIGVLYDFWTLNSQVSLRNAERNGGR; via the coding sequence ATGAACACCTATCAACAGGTTGCTTCGCAGCAAGACACCCACAGCAAGGTGATCGGTTACCTGCTATGGATTTTCGGTTTCACCGGCGCGCATCGCTTCTATTACGGCAAACCGGTCACCGGGACGATCTGGTTTTTCACCTTCGGCCTGCTGGGTATTGGCTGGCTGATCGACCTGTTCCTGATCCCGGCCATGGACCGTGAAGCCGACCTGCGTTTTACCGCCGGGCCGATCGAATACAACGTGGCCTGGATTCTGTTGGCGTTTCTGGGCGTGTTCGGCGTGCACCGGATGTACCAGGGCAAATGGATCACCGGCCTGATCTACTTGCTGACCGGCGGTTTGTTCCTGATTGGGGTGCTGTATGACTTCTGGACATTGAACAGCCAGGTTTCGCTCCGCAATGCCGAGCGTAATGGCGGGCGCTGA
- a CDS encoding C40 family peptidase codes for MRPFIKTWLTICLLMPLAAHATNREQRLPNVNGFTPKVHSTPSTAKSAKPTVSRPTQLSKAHGKVLSTQLAVNTKQSSNVLSRAVNVLGTPYRWGGSSPSKGFDCSGLVKYAFNDVKAVDLPRTSNAMAAGHGLKVDRKDLKPGDLLFFKLKSRQVNHVAIYLGNDRFIHAPRRGKSVSIDTLKKPFWDKNYVIAKRVLPKEQNNTLRIVQR; via the coding sequence ATGCGACCATTTATCAAGACATGGCTAACCATTTGCCTATTAATGCCACTGGCCGCCCACGCCACCAATCGTGAGCAACGTCTTCCAAACGTTAACGGTTTTACCCCTAAAGTCCATAGCACACCCAGCACCGCCAAATCGGCAAAGCCCACCGTCAGCCGCCCGACTCAACTGAGCAAGGCCCACGGCAAAGTGCTTTCCACCCAGCTGGCCGTGAACACCAAGCAGAGCAGCAATGTCCTCAGCCGCGCCGTGAACGTGCTCGGTACTCCTTATCGTTGGGGCGGCAGCAGCCCAAGTAAAGGGTTCGACTGCAGCGGCCTGGTAAAATATGCGTTCAACGACGTCAAGGCGGTGGATTTACCGCGTACGTCCAACGCCATGGCGGCCGGCCACGGCTTGAAAGTTGATCGCAAAGATCTGAAGCCGGGCGATTTGCTGTTCTTCAAGCTCAAGAGCCGCCAGGTCAACCACGTTGCCATCTACCTGGGTAACGACCGCTTTATCCACGCGCCGCGTCGTGGCAAGTCGGTGAGCATCGATACACTGAAAAAGCCGTTCTGGGACAAGAACTACGTGATCGCCAAGCGGGTGCTGCCCAAAGAGCAGAACAACACCCTGCGGATCGTGCAGCGCTGA